In Micropterus dolomieu isolate WLL.071019.BEF.003 ecotype Adirondacks linkage group LG09, ASM2129224v1, whole genome shotgun sequence, the DNA window ACTGGGCCAGGTTTGGGTCGAATAGAACTGGTTTCACCTTTGGTAATGAGACAAAGACTACTGTGGAGTCCAGGTGAATTAACGTCGTTATTGGGGCAGGATAGAGGAGCTGGTATTGAGGTGAGATTCAACTCTGAGATGCATTAAAATGAGAAACTTACGTCCTCTGCTTTGGAAATGTGCCAGAATCACCAGGATGCATTTTTGTGCTATAGCTACTTAAAGGATTAGGCTGGCATTGTTCATTGTCTATTTTTCttaatgtcaacaaatcccattcaAAGTGTCAGCTCATCTATCTACTTTCAGACTTCCTAACCCTCTCTCAGCCCCAAGCCCATTGTTTCCCATCTACATCTTTAAAATGGCTCAATAATTAAAACAGCTGGACCTTGTTTTTAGCAAAAGTTACACAAGAAAaaggtcttttcatgggatttgttatCTAGAACATTGCTATCCTTATGCTTCAAATATTTGTGTATTAGCCTTGTCAACATTCCTCATTCAAACCCATAACTATCTGGAAACTCTTTAGCTTCCCTGCTGCAGTCTTAGTAATTTACTTAATtgtaaatctaaaaaaataaaaagtcaaatgtTCCCTATTCTCACTGCTGCAGTCCACAAATCTTGCTAACGAGAGTACAAACCACAACACAGCTCACTAATTCAATGCATAAATAGCAACAAGTAAAACAACGTCAAAATTCCTGCTATCCAGGCCAACACTTCCCTCTCCTtacaaaaaaaagggaaaaaaatgtaaaaaaggcgattgtaatataaaaatgtaaacaaactcGCCAGTCAAGTGTCTGTGAAAACAGAACTCCCCGTCTGGGCCACGTGTCCGACTGCACAGTTCATGTTTTCAGGCACTGGTTTCTTATCTAaaccacaacaacaaatgttgtATGAAGTCATGGAAAGAAAATCCCACAAGAAGGACTTTTTACTCTGTGTTcagagcagtaaaaaaaaaacaatttcaatgCCActaccaacaggaagtcagacgcGTTAGTAGCGTTGCACTGAAAAGCAGGAAACAACAACGGTTTGGCTGCTGGGCTCACCCGGTAGATCTGGACGAGGTCATGTGTACTGTACCAAAGAAGAGGTCAACGTCAGCCGATGTTTCTCTACGTAAAGAAAAGGACGGCTTGTGCACGCGGCAGAAGAAGAGTGCTCCCAAAACCATGATTTTTCCAAAATAACATGTCCTGTTTAAGCAACTCTCTTTCAAatgttacaattattttattattaagtccTTTACAAAAACTCCTgtcttgtcttttgtttggtAATATTTAATCAAGTGAAATCAGCTACTTAATTCAGTTTTCTGTCTTCCACAGCAACATCAGCAATTTCAAcagttctgaaatgaaaaaaataaaatgattgcgCTCACTGGACTGCACGACTCTTCCACATGTCACCTGTGTTCTGGCACCGATTTcttgaaaaaaatgcatttctaaGGAACGTTCTTATGTGATGGCTTGTAAAAAGGGTAAAAAGGTGGAAGGTCATTCTGAGTCCGACAGGACGATGATCTCATCTGGGTCACACTGGGTGGCCACGTTGacctggaaacacaaacaggggAGCGGTTAGAAAGTGTGTCGTCTCTGAAAGAAATGAAACCAGTCgctcacatttacattttatactttatttaattcTGTGATTCAGTCACATTTCATCGGGAATCACATTTTGAGTGATCATTTTGAATTTCACAAGTATGAGTGTGATCGGGGCTCATACTTtaaattgataataaaaaatctgaatttatcACCATTTAAATAGAATATTAAACATTATAGAAAATTGGAGGAAgtaaaatgattattttttctttaaaaaacagttaacagtttatttatttataagcacattgtgagctgTAAACTGTGGTAGACAAGATCTACTTGTAGCAGGAAATCTTTGGGTCAACATAAATAACAACTCTGTGAAAATCTGTTTAAACTGATTTGCTCGCcccaataaaaaataattctgTCAAAATCAGTACAAAAAAGATCCTAAAGTAAACAGcgatgtaaaataaaaaaatatatattgttaaattCAATTTTGTGAGATGTTTACAAATACGTAATAATAAAACtgtcataataataatccactatataaaatgaaaacatgataCAGTGATGGTGATAACTTAAGTAAGGATGGGAAACACCTGTGGAACATACTGAAGAACCTGAGAAGATCATTTCTTTTAcattaaatactgtataaaagAGACACAAAGTCATAAACTAGATCAAACCTACCCaattaaacaatataaatacaaagtCAAACTGTTCTGTCAATCTTGTAACAGGACTGTGATACAGGTTCTTCACATGCAATCCTCACTAGGACTGTACTTTATCTCATTTACCATCTGTTTGCCCGTACCTTGTTTTTCTTGGGAGGTGGTGTCGACTGTGAGCTGCTGACAATTTCCTGGGTTGGGGTGTCCGCTCGGGTTGACTCTACCTGCTGTGGAGAATTGCAGCTAATAACGCCCATATCCAGAGGGATATCTGCCTCACTGGGGAGAGAACAACAGATGGATGTAGAGCGGGATGGATAGAATTAGGGTTGAGAAGTAAAGAGgtacaacaacatcaacaaaaacCTTCCTAATAATTTAGtccagagcaacattattactaAATGTAATACAACTACAACTAACATTGCGTACGAGTCTTCATAGATACAACACAGCCTTACAGTACCTGTCAGCGATGATTATGTGCTTTGTATTTTGAGAGCTCCCTGATGTCatttcctccctcttcctcttctggcTCCTCGTAGTTCTGGGACTGGGCGGCGGCGACGTACCGTTGCTCTGCGTGTCATGCTTTTCTACTATGACAGCTGGTGACAGGGGCAAAGACACCCCATTGGCCGCTCCCAGGGAGTCGTCTGCAGAGTCCTTCGTGACTTCGCTAGTGCTTACGTGCACATGATTGGATGAGTCCACAGGCTCCTCTAATCCTGCAAGGTTACCATTAGACAACGGCCTCTGGTTTTCAGTCTGCAttggctctgattggctggggCTGTGACTCGGGGAGGGGATGTCAGACAGCGGAGATATCTGGGACTTGCTTTCATCCGAAAGAGGACTGAGTCCACTTGTGACGGGCTCCTCGTCCTCATCTTTCACGCTTCCTTCTTCCCCTGCAGAAACGTTTCCCGACACCTCGGCTGTCTGATCGTCACACACTTGTTCCGCCTCGTTGTTGTCGTCTTCCTCGTTCTCATCGTCGTCTATAGAAAGACAAATATTAATGCGCTGATATCTTTACTCCCCAACNNNNNNNNNNNNNNNNNNNNNNNNNNNNNNNNNNNNNNNNNNNNNNNNNNNNNNNNNNNNNNNNNNNNNNNNNNNNNNNNNNNNNNNNNNNNNNNNNNNNCAGGTTCTTCACATGCAATCCTCACTAGGACTGTACTTTATCTCATTTACCATCTGTTTGCCCGTACCTTGTTTTTCTTGGGAGGTGGTGTCGACTGTGAGCTGCTGACAATTTCCTGGGTTGGGGTGTCCGCTCGGGTTGACTCTACCTGCTGTGGAGAATTGCAGCTAATAACGCCCATATCCAGAGGGATATCTGCCTCACTGGGGAGAGAACAACAGATGGATGTAGAGCGGGATGGATAGAATTAGGGTTGAGAAGTAAAGAGgtacaacaacatcaacaaaaacCTTCCTAATAATTTAGtccagagcaacattattactaAATGTAATACAACTACAACTAACATTGCGTACGAGTCTTCATAGATACAACACAGCCTTACAGTACCTGTCAGCGATGATTATGTGCTTTGTATTTTGAGAGCTCCCTGATGTCatttcctccctcttcctcttctggcTCCTCGTAGTTCTGGGACTGGGCGGCGGCGACGTACCGTTGCTCTGCGTGTCATGCTTTTCTACTATGACAGCTGGTGACAGGGGCAAAGACACCCCATTGGCCGCTCCCAGGGAGTCGTCTGCAGAGTCCTTCGTGACTTCGCTAGTGCTTACGTGCACATGATTGGATGAGTCCACAGGCTCCTCTAATCCTGCAAGGTTACCATTAGACAACGGCCTCTGGTTTTCAGTCTGCAttggctctgattggctggggCTGTGACTCGGGGAGGGGATGTCAGACAGCGGAGATATCTGGGACTTGCTTTCATCCGAAAGAGGACTGAGTCCACTTGTGACGGGCTCCTCGTCCTCATCTTTCACGCTTCCTTCTTCCCCTGCAGAAACGTTTCCCGACACCTCGGCTGTCTGATCGTCACACACTTGTTCCGCCTCGTTGTTGTCGTCTTCCTCGTTCTCATCGTCGTCTATAGAAAGACAAATATTAATGCGCTGATATCTTTACTCCCCAACCGATTTATGATACAGGTCCGGGTGGTCTGTACAAACTTTAACTCAATGCAGAATCTAATGTGTAAAACATGGcatcatattatattatatctcCTGATACATCAGCACCTGATTGTGACTGACATTGCATCAGGATGTGATCAATGAGTCGCCTTCTGTGCTGATCCAGAACCATCCCATAATCAATTCAGTTAATAGATAACAGTCTAAAAAGAGTACTAGAATATAAATGAATTATTGACACGTTACTTCGATGAATGACTGTCAAAGAGCAGAATGATGTACGTGCAGAGTTTGACACAAGAAGACCGTTTTCACATTTTACTACAGGGGACAGTTTCAGGCAGATGTGGAAACCTGTAGCCTACAGCACGGACACTGAGAATCGACATTTCAGTGAAGTCGAAAATGTTTTTCTCCAGCAGTCAAACCTTTAAAATGAGCAACATTTGCATTCCCATAGATTCAGGTGTTTCTGTGGGGAGGAATGATTGCAGTATATATTtgaataatgtaatgtttttttggaAAGGAGGTGGGGGTTATCAGACATTAATAATTTTTCAAGGCGGAGCATTTTATATGTCTTTATATATATCTGGAGGGGATCTTTAGTATTTTTTCTGACTTAAGCAGAGGTGCACTACAAAAACACTACAGGAACGCCTGGTGAGgaaaatatgaaagaaaatatctgcagcacagattttctttttagcATTAGGTGGGCAGAGCTATTTGCATGATGGGAATATGGAAATTATTTAAAGCCCTAGCCACACCTAAGTGGTGTTCAGGGACAAAGACACTAATGTGCTCTcctaaaacagaaacacagggtCAGGGTTGCACCGATCAAGTGAGAGAGATTTCCAAACTGCAACCTCATAACGGAAATATGCAACAGAGATGCTCGGGAGGTGCTCATCACTATTAGAGACGTTTTAAATAAGACATTCTCAATAACCTAATACCGTTTTAGAGTAAACTAAATATGTTTTGGAAATATCTAGCTGACATTGTGAAAAAACAACCATCAAGAAATGAATTAACATTTGAACGAATATCTCCGCTCTGACCTGGTCCATCCTGCTGAGTGCTGGCCTGGATCTCGTCCTCGATGTCAGGGTCTGATGATTCATCTTCTTCAtcgtcatcctcctcctccacctcttcgTCTTCCTTGTCTGCCACTCCATTCaccttttcttcctccttctctgccACTCCATTCACCTCTTCATTTGCTTCCCCATTTTCTGATTTTTGGACCTGACAATAAGATGAGTGAGGGTCAGGCAGGAACAGAGACGAAAGGTCAAATAtacactcagtggccactttattaggcacACCTTTTACAATCAATCAATACAATTACAATTCAATACAACAGCACTCCCATAAATTCTACCTTCACAAGTTGGTGTTTGAAGGTCCGGTACAGCCCATTTCTATAGACTGACTATTACATGATTTTTATGAtgttgttacttttttttttactgctgtcTCTTCTTATATGTAtggttttatcattttattcttttaagGCACTTTGTGGCTGTTCAGTGAGTTATATGTTTAATACTGAGGTCATAGTTAAAGGTGGTATTGGACTGAACTTCATGATATTGAGAGgaatttaaaatttttgtcCAACCCATTTAAATTAAGGAGCAGAATATTAGAAATGCTTCTCAATATAATGCAATGCAGCAAAAAACGTCACTAATTATAACCTCAATTTTACAAcacttaatttaattaaaacctTTATGACAGTGTAAAAAACAGATCAGTTTAAGTGCCATAAAAGTAGACTTTCTGGCAGAACAGCTGTATGGCATTGAATAAGATtttacaggtgtacctaataaagtggccacatACAGTGTAATGCtgagttttattattatatactgtaCTTTAAACAATTTGCAGAGAGGGAATGCAGTTGATAGTTCAGGTAGGTGCATTCATGTGCCGATAGGAAGCTGAGACATTAGTTTCATtcaaaatgaaaccaaaaccaaaagcaGAAGATGGTGATGATTTTCCTCCTTCCTCAGATGTTCTCGTACCTCTTTCCCTTTGCTGTCCTTCTCCTGTCGCTTGGtcctctcctgctcctctgtgTCCTCTTGTTTGACGGCGTACTTGGTGATGACCTCCTCCAGACGGGACAGAGACACTTCTCTGTTCGACCGCAGCTTCCGCTGCAGCGCGGGGTCTGACAGAGCCGGGTCTTTGGCTTTAGAGAGGAATGAAAAGTGTAAGCAGGTGTAGGAGCAGTGGGTGGAAAAGAACAGATAGATGGAGGAAAAAAGGACCAGGCAAGAACAGACGAGAGTCAGGTGAAGGCTGCAGACAGAAGAAATGTTTATCCCTGCTGAAACCTTACCAGGCATGTAGTGGTCGGTGAGGTGTGAACCAAAGTTGTACACCAGGTCCAGGTGACGCCTCTCCTGCATTTGGCTCCCCGTCTCTCTGAAAGCCTCCTGGGCGATCTGGTTCAGCTGTTTCCTGCTCAGGCACAGGTTGTGGCGCTCATTGGCACGCAGCACCTGGTGGAGGATGTCTTGGTAATCTGGAGGGTTCCTGTGCGCCTCAGGGCTGTTGATGAAACGCTCGATCTGACAGGAAGAAGAGCCGTAGGACTAAAGGATCAGGGGCACATCAAATTCACCCGCAGAAAAAACAGTAATACCGAATGAAACTTCTCCGCCAACCAAACACACAGTCAATATCTTAACACCAGACACATGGTTAAGTCTTTGTTTCCCCATTTAAACTTGCTTCTGTatgatgtttgtgttgctttgttttgtttttatgagtTACTTGGTTCAAAAAGTTGATAAGTGAATGACAGCTTAACTGCTGCATCTCTAGATTGTACCAATTTCCACTATAAAG includes these proteins:
- the daxx gene encoding death domain-associated protein 6, with the translated sequence MAVAPASMADKIIILDDDDEEESPQPSCSASTSSSRHRAKKALQPAPTHIIESPFASAKKDTHVLQAENEKLFSEFVEYCSAHTEDCPEVITFLRVKHSKASPDFLSSVEFRNTLGRCLTRAQSNRTKTFVYINELCTVLRQHAAKKRQILNKVESGPCTSTSTSLQSTSVTLKSKDKTKHKADEEDKGVAAEDKEPSTSGLQEEIKKEEHDTEKKAKRASRKQIAYLENLLKVYNEEIYRLQQAELSLDDLGSEESLYIQEHKLKRKMMKIYEKLCELKDCSTLTGRVIEQKIPYKSTRYPEINRRIERFINSPEAHRNPPDYQDILHQVLRANERHNLCLSRKQLNQIAQEAFRETGSQMQERRHLDLVYNFGSHLTDHYMPAKDPALSDPALQRKLRSNREVSLSRLEEVITKYAVKQEDTEEQERTKRQEKDSKGKEVQKSENGEANEEVNGVAEKEEEKVNGVADKEDEEVEEEDDDEEDESSDPDIEDEIQASTQQDGPDDDENEEDDNNEAEQVCDDQTAEVSGNVSAGEEGSVKDEDEEPVTSGLSPLSDESKSQISPLSDIPSPSHSPSQSEPMQTENQRPLSNGNLAGLEEPVDSSNHVHVSTSEVTKDSADDSLGAANGVSLPLSPAVIVEKHDTQSNGTSPPPSPRTTRSQKRKREEMTSGSSQNTKHIIIADSEADIPLDMGVISCNSPQQVESTRADTPTQEIVSSSQSTPPPKKNKVNVATQCDPDEIIVLSDSE